One genomic segment of Rhodothermales bacterium includes these proteins:
- a CDS encoding AAA family ATPase, with the protein MLFSRRASGNSAVPIRHTEIIIENVRVFSGRHRIPIKPLTFVTGENSSGKSTLIAMISAMYDYESYPLQPRFNAPPFNLGGYDTIATVLEDTQEPAKSFSIGFYKEGGERGTTISVVATYNEKLGNPDFRKLTIDYDDVQYQIEAFDSEDNVFEGHITVRKGKVEIGSDFNFPRIFGDARRIRLDEIAYHIFRDNEDIIRAKRDDSDYRWIFERIYDLGYFSVPGRALSIAPIRTKPERIYGHAEAEYRPAGDHIPFTLSRLFSQGSAWEEKRAVISALNTFGEESGMFEGFKVHKLGKHASDPFQLTVTIDGNDRNLVDVGYGVSQALPIVVQSVLTADSRLLLLQQPEVHLHPKAQAALGSFFSRLVSDGTREIIVETHSDYIIDRVRQEVARGNIDPDLIQIIFMHKDSSGARAHNIDLDRNGNIVNAPPYYREFFLREEMNLLTRSSEELGPTE; encoded by the coding sequence ATGCTATTCTCTCGAAGGGCATCCGGCAACAGCGCTGTCCCAATACGTCATACAGAAATTATAATTGAAAATGTCCGCGTTTTTTCAGGCAGACATAGAATTCCAATCAAGCCGTTAACATTTGTTACGGGGGAGAATAGCTCAGGAAAGTCAACGCTGATAGCAATGATATCGGCGATGTACGATTATGAGAGTTATCCACTTCAGCCACGATTCAATGCTCCGCCTTTTAACCTAGGCGGCTACGACACCATAGCTACTGTGTTGGAGGACACGCAGGAGCCAGCTAAGTCTTTCAGTATTGGATTTTACAAAGAGGGAGGAGAGAGAGGGACCACGATATCTGTAGTAGCTACGTACAATGAAAAACTAGGAAATCCTGACTTCCGCAAGCTCACCATTGATTATGATGACGTCCAGTATCAGATTGAGGCCTTTGATTCAGAGGATAATGTGTTCGAGGGCCACATAACGGTACGAAAGGGGAAAGTTGAAATAGGTTCCGATTTCAATTTCCCTCGTATTTTTGGTGATGCAAGAAGGATTAGACTTGACGAAATAGCTTATCACATATTTAGGGACAACGAGGACATTATTAGAGCTAAGCGTGACGACTCGGACTATCGTTGGATTTTCGAAAGAATATATGATCTAGGATATTTTTCCGTGCCAGGGCGCGCCCTATCCATTGCGCCTATCCGAACAAAACCTGAGCGGATCTATGGACACGCAGAGGCAGAATATCGCCCCGCTGGTGATCATATTCCCTTCACACTCTCTCGCTTGTTTTCGCAAGGTAGTGCTTGGGAAGAAAAACGTGCGGTAATATCAGCCCTCAATACTTTCGGCGAGGAATCTGGAATGTTTGAAGGCTTTAAGGTTCACAAACTCGGAAAACATGCTAGCGACCCTTTTCAGTTGACAGTGACTATTGATGGAAATGATCGCAATCTAGTTGACGTGGGATACGGTGTAAGCCAAGCTCTGCCTATTGTAGTACAAAGCGTGCTCACGGCAGATAGCCGTCTACTTCTCCTCCAACAGCCTGAAGTACATCTTCATCCAAAGGCACAAGCTGCTCTAGGTTCTTTCTTTTCGAGATTGGTTTCAGACGGCACCCGAGAGATAATTGTAGAAACTCATAGTGATTACATTATAGACCGAGTCCGCCAAGAAGTAGCACGAGGCAATATTGATCCTGACCTTATACAAATAATTTTCATGCACAAAGACTCATCTGGAGCAAGAGCCCACAATATAGATTTAGATAGGAACGGCAATATCGTGAACGCCCCTCCGTATTACCGCGAGTTCTTCCTCAGGGAGGAAATGAACCTCTTAACCCGTTCATCTGAAGAACTCGGCCCAACTGAATAA
- a CDS encoding type II toxin-antitoxin system VapC family toxin, protein MKPTVYLETSFVGYLTARPARDVIVLANQQLTREWWERRREDFEMFASAAVRREAGAGNAEAARERLAVLEGIASLSVTDEAGRLAGAFLAEGALPEKAAEDALHVAIAATNGMDYLLTWNCKHIANATLRNLIEQVCRSNGYVTPTICTPAELF, encoded by the coding sequence GTGAAGCCGACCGTCTATCTCGAAACCTCGTTCGTGGGCTACCTCACTGCTCGCCCGGCGCGGGACGTGATCGTGCTGGCGAACCAGCAGCTCACGCGGGAATGGTGGGAGCGGCGGCGCGAGGACTTTGAGATGTTCGCCTCCGCCGCTGTCCGCCGAGAGGCCGGGGCCGGGAATGCCGAGGCCGCCCGCGAGCGGCTGGCCGTGCTGGAGGGCATCGCTTCGCTGTCCGTGACTGACGAGGCGGGGCGACTCGCTGGAGCTTTCCTTGCCGAGGGAGCGCTGCCCGAAAAGGCGGCCGAAGATGCGCTCCACGTCGCGATCGCCGCGACGAACGGGATGGACTATTTGCTCACCTGGAACTGCAAGCACATCGCCAACGCCACGCTCCGAAACCTGATCGAGCAGGTCTGCCGTTCAAACGGCTACGTAACCCCCACGATCTGCACCCCCGCTGAGCTTTTCTAA
- the dnaE gene encoding DNA polymerase III subunit alpha produces the protein MPEFCHLHCHTQYSLLDGAARIKKLVGRAAELEIPALAITDHGNLFGVPEFYTYAKQANVQPIIGCEFYVTPSGMGDTNDRTRYHQVLLAKDEVGYRNLIKLSSMSYTDGFYYKPRIDRDTLRAHSEGLVATTCCLQGEVLQTILNKGEVAGLKVFKEYLDIFGEDYYIEIQDHGIPEQRKCNAVLLRWAEQFGVKVVATNDVHYVEQDDAAAQDVLLCLQTGRALNDPTRMRFENDQFFLKSAPQMQAAFADSVGDALVVDRALDTTREIADKCRLDLQMGTLLMPHFPLPEAFELPGAYLRHLVYEGAKVRYGREGISELIRERLDYELKVISEMGFDGYFLIVQDFTTAARDLGVSVGPGRGSAAGSCVAYCLGITNIDPLQYDLLFERFLNPERISMPDIDIDFDDRGRAKVIDYVVQKYGRESVCQIVTFGTMGSKSVIRDVARVLDIPLPEADRISKLVPDGVKVSLEDAKSSVKEFAELYKSPDPQIRKLMHYATVLEGSARHTGVHAAGVIIAPGDVSQYVPVSIQKGKGGAGDAVVTQYDGKWIEEFGLLKMDFLGLKTLTVLDDALALIKTGHGVEIDLDSLPLDDEKTYKLFQKGDTVGIFQFESEGMREWMRKLKPTGIDDLIAMNALYRPGPMDLIPSYIDRKHGREEVEHPHPMLAEILEPTYGIPVYQEQVMQMAQVMGGYTLGGADLLRRAMGKKKQEEMDTQRVIFVEGATKKDVDEKTANEVFDMMAKFAGYGFNKSHSAAYSLVAYHTAYLKAHYPAEFMAAVLTNEAGDSKKLAVALDEARRMGLDLLPPCVNRSEHHFNVEVEDGQRFVRYGLYAVKTVGAGAIEAIVNERAERGPYESLFDFCKRVDLHSVNKTALEALTRAGAFDFCEAHRAQLSGASDDAYRFGQQHQVNKALGQNSLFGGSDPGVDNFEPSLPHVEPWTRGEQLRHEKELMGFYVSGHPLDAYEAEVNAFVSAYLGRPDDIDLERDHKVCGIITEVKQITTKAGKPMAFLTLEDQTGQGEVVLFTSVFERHSHMLRTDEVVMVRGQAEVRGGSVKIKAQSVDAMWKVREEYVKRIILRLNADDTLPEAMDEFYALCQRNKGPVQLLFDVETREIPQPVRLRAQKGMVEPTPELMQGMYRLFGRKMVALEGDA, from the coding sequence ATGCCCGAGTTCTGCCACCTCCACTGCCACACCCAGTATTCCCTCCTCGACGGCGCCGCCCGCATCAAAAAGCTCGTCGGCCGCGCGGCAGAGCTAGAGATCCCGGCGCTCGCCATCACCGACCACGGCAATCTCTTCGGCGTCCCCGAATTCTACACGTACGCGAAGCAGGCGAATGTCCAGCCCATCATCGGCTGCGAGTTCTACGTCACGCCCAGCGGGATGGGCGACACCAACGACCGCACGCGCTACCACCAGGTCCTCCTCGCCAAAGACGAAGTCGGCTACCGCAACCTGATCAAGCTCTCGTCGATGAGCTATACCGACGGGTTCTACTACAAGCCGCGCATCGACCGCGACACGCTGCGCGCCCACAGCGAAGGGCTCGTCGCGACGACGTGCTGCCTCCAGGGCGAGGTATTGCAGACGATCCTGAACAAAGGCGAGGTCGCCGGGCTGAAGGTGTTCAAGGAGTACCTCGACATCTTCGGCGAGGACTACTACATCGAGATCCAGGACCACGGCATCCCCGAGCAGCGGAAGTGCAACGCCGTACTGCTCCGGTGGGCCGAGCAGTTCGGCGTCAAGGTCGTCGCCACGAACGACGTGCACTACGTCGAGCAGGACGACGCGGCGGCGCAGGACGTGCTCCTCTGCCTCCAGACCGGCCGCGCGCTGAACGACCCGACACGGATGCGGTTCGAGAACGACCAGTTCTTCCTGAAGTCGGCGCCGCAGATGCAGGCGGCGTTCGCGGACTCCGTCGGCGACGCGCTCGTCGTCGACCGCGCGCTCGACACGACGCGCGAGATCGCGGACAAGTGCAGGCTCGACCTCCAGATGGGGACGCTGCTGATGCCGCACTTCCCGCTCCCCGAGGCGTTCGAGCTGCCCGGCGCCTACCTCCGCCACCTCGTCTACGAAGGCGCGAAGGTGCGCTACGGGCGCGAGGGCATCAGCGAGCTCATCCGCGAACGGCTCGACTACGAGCTGAAGGTGATCTCCGAGATGGGCTTCGACGGCTACTTCCTCATCGTGCAGGACTTCACGACGGCCGCCCGCGACCTCGGCGTGAGCGTCGGGCCGGGCCGAGGCTCCGCCGCCGGATCGTGCGTCGCCTACTGCCTCGGCATCACGAACATCGACCCGCTCCAGTACGACCTCCTCTTCGAGCGCTTCCTCAACCCCGAGCGCATCTCGATGCCGGACATCGACATCGACTTCGACGACCGGGGCCGCGCCAAAGTCATCGACTACGTCGTGCAGAAGTACGGCCGCGAGTCGGTCTGCCAGATCGTGACGTTCGGGACGATGGGCTCGAAGTCGGTCATCCGCGACGTGGCGCGCGTGCTCGACATCCCGCTCCCCGAGGCCGACCGGATCTCGAAGCTCGTGCCCGACGGCGTGAAGGTGTCGCTCGAAGACGCGAAGTCGAGCGTCAAGGAGTTCGCCGAGCTATACAAGTCGCCGGACCCGCAGATCCGCAAGCTGATGCACTACGCGACGGTGCTCGAAGGCTCGGCGCGGCACACGGGCGTCCACGCCGCCGGCGTGATCATCGCCCCCGGCGACGTGTCGCAGTACGTCCCCGTCTCGATCCAGAAAGGCAAGGGCGGCGCGGGCGACGCCGTCGTGACGCAGTACGACGGGAAGTGGATCGAGGAGTTCGGCCTGCTGAAGATGGACTTCCTCGGGCTTAAAACCCTGACGGTTCTCGACGATGCCCTTGCCCTCATCAAGACCGGCCACGGCGTCGAGATCGACCTCGACAGCCTGCCGCTCGACGACGAGAAGACGTACAAACTCTTCCAGAAAGGCGACACCGTCGGCATTTTCCAGTTTGAGTCGGAGGGGATGCGCGAGTGGATGCGGAAGCTGAAGCCGACGGGCATCGACGACCTCATCGCAATGAACGCGCTCTACCGGCCGGGCCCGATGGACCTCATCCCGAGCTACATCGACCGGAAGCACGGCCGCGAAGAGGTGGAGCACCCGCACCCGATGCTCGCCGAGATCCTGGAGCCGACCTACGGCATCCCGGTCTACCAGGAGCAGGTGATGCAGATGGCGCAGGTGATGGGCGGCTACACGCTCGGCGGCGCCGACCTGCTGCGCCGCGCGATGGGCAAGAAGAAGCAGGAGGAGATGGATACGCAGCGCGTGATCTTCGTCGAGGGCGCGACGAAGAAGGACGTGGACGAGAAGACGGCGAACGAGGTCTTCGACATGATGGCGAAGTTCGCGGGCTACGGCTTCAACAAGTCGCACAGTGCCGCCTACAGTTTGGTGGCGTATCACACCGCGTACCTGAAGGCACACTACCCGGCCGAGTTCATGGCCGCCGTGCTGACGAACGAGGCGGGCGACTCGAAGAAGCTCGCCGTCGCGCTCGACGAGGCGCGGCGGATGGGGCTCGACCTCCTCCCCCCCTGCGTCAACCGCTCCGAGCACCACTTCAACGTCGAAGTCGAGGACGGGCAGCGGTTCGTGCGCTACGGGCTCTACGCCGTCAAAACCGTCGGCGCGGGCGCGATCGAGGCGATCGTGAACGAGCGGGCCGAGCGTGGGCCGTACGAGTCGCTCTTCGACTTCTGCAAGCGCGTCGACCTCCACTCGGTCAACAAGACGGCCCTGGAGGCGCTCACGCGGGCGGGCGCGTTCGACTTCTGCGAGGCGCACCGGGCGCAGCTCTCCGGGGCCTCCGACGACGCCTACCGCTTCGGGCAGCAGCACCAGGTCAACAAGGCGCTCGGCCAGAACTCCCTCTTCGGCGGCAGCGACCCCGGCGTCGACAACTTCGAGCCGTCGCTTCCGCACGTCGAGCCGTGGACGCGCGGCGAGCAGCTCCGCCACGAGAAAGAGCTGATGGGGTTCTACGTCTCCGGCCACCCGCTCGACGCCTACGAGGCCGAGGTCAACGCCTTCGTCAGCGCCTACCTCGGGCGGCCCGACGACATCGACCTCGAGCGCGACCACAAGGTGTGCGGCATCATCACCGAAGTCAAGCAGATCACGACGAAGGCCGGCAAGCCGATGGCGTTCCTCACGCTCGAGGACCAGACCGGGCAGGGCGAGGTCGTCCTATTCACGAGCGTGTTCGAGCGGCACAGCCACATGCTCCGCACGGACGAGGTGGTGATGGTGCGCGGGCAGGCCGAGGTGCGCGGCGGCAGCGTGAAGATCAAAGCGCAGTCCGTGGACGCGATGTGGAAGGTGCGCGAGGAGTACGTCAAGCGCATCATCCTCCGCCTCAACGCTGACGACACCCTCCCCGAGGCGATGGACGAGTTCTACGCGCTCTGCCAGCGCAACAAAGGCCCCGTGCAACTGCTGTTCGACGTGGAGACGCGGGAGATCCCGCAGCCCGTCCGCCTCCGCGCGCAGAAAGGCATGGTCGAGCCGACGCCCGAGCTGATGCAGGGGATGTACCGGCTGTTCGGTCGGAAGATGGTGGCGCTGGAGGGGGATGCGTGA